The genomic region AACTTGTCCTCCACGTCGGTGGATGTCTGGAACGTAGAGGGCAGCATGCCCGGGAACAGCTTGATCGCGAGTGGTAACAGCAGCTCCATGAACGGCACGATGATGAACACCGAAAACGGCACCAGCCGGAACAGATCCGAGGTCGTCCGAATAAGGAGCCGATGCTCGCGACGCGTCAACGTTTTACCGTTCAGCACACGCCACAGCAGCTTCCGGCTGATGTTGATGTCGATGAACAGCAAACGGAACCCGTGGTAGTAGTGCAACACTTCTGCCCATATCCGTTGCTTGAGTGTTTTCTTCACCACCGGCGCCGTCGCTACCACTGCCGCCCCTTGGGCCGCAGTCTGTGGCGTGGTGGCGTTGCTCGACGCTGTGCCTCCGGTAACATTTTCGCTACCGCTGGCCGCAGCCACGGTGGTACTGTCGGTGAACCCTTTCGTGACCGGTGCGCCATTAACCGTGCCAGCGGCGCTGCTCACCTTCCCGTTTGCCACCTGCTGTTCTTTCTCCTTCTCCTTTTGCGTCTGCTTTAACGTCTGTACGGTAACCTCGATCTTCGAGGATGGTTGCTCACGAAGCCAGCTCGTGGTGGAAATGCATCGGATCGTCTGTGGCGTTCCGTAGCCGAGGGCATCCAGCAGAACCAACCCACCACCGGGCTGCCGTACACCACCGGCGGCCGGTGTCCATGAGCTGGAGTTGCTTCCGAAGTTGGCGTTCCCCAGGCACACATAATCATACTGTGCGCTCAGGACACCGATCGGTCGCTTCGATCGATAGCTGGCGAATCGTACCCGGACATTGGCTAAAACGAAAAGAATGAGGAAAATTTAGATTCAAATAAAGTTAGGTAAAAGACTAGTTTGAGGTACGATTTATATGCGATGTTATTCCTAATCAACGATTCAActagaaaatttaattaatttatattttaccaTTACACCCCAACTCGCATCCTTTCTTTTCCACGAATTCATTTCAGTTCTTTAATATGCTTTTCACTGATGTACGAGCTGATCGCCCTAAATAACCCGATCGTGATCACTCATTTTTTcgattgcaatgaaataaactttacaaaacgtatgaaaacgaataaaatgtaCTCTAGTCACGCTCTTACCAAGATGTACCGGGATCGAGAAATGGCCAAGTACGAGCAGTGCCAtcattgtttacttttctttctcgCCACAAATAAAAATCGCGGAACAAAGCGATCTCGCGTGTTCACGGTTGCTACGATCCAGATAGGTCAGGTTTATTCCGATGCAACAGAAACTGGATGGGAGCAAAATCTAAACATCCGCAAAGTAGGCGAAAGTCCCCCTCGTCAACCACCGATGCGCCTATTGATGAttctctgtttttattttgctctaaCGTGAATTGCCCTCTATCGCACAATGAcgatcgaaagaaaaaggcaaggTGCAAACAGAAGGGCCCCTGGATGAtggagaaaattgaaatgatttcTGCACAGTCTTGCAGTCAGATGGGGCAGTCCGTTGGCGGGTGGGAAGCGGGAACTTATcgccaacaaaaaacaacgcgCAACCACGCGAAGACACTCCGCGACACACACCGTCGCCACGATGCTGTTCGGTCGATACTGTGGGCATTGTGCGGTGCACTTGGCGTTGTTTCCCCCCgtagacgacgacgacgacgacgacgagtagACAGTTGGACGACTTCCGTCCGTTTGTGGCTCGGATGTGTGCGTCTCATCTGTGTCGGACATGTCGATGTAAGTTCTAGCCGTACAGTACATCAGCTTTATTTATATTCCGCTTCAGCGTGTCTCGAAGACCAGGTTTCTCTTGCTCCGCCGGATGGATAGCAAAGGTTTTACCCCGAAGGGATCACGAAACCTGCGATACAATGAATCGACACTCAGGACTAATATGAAAACTTTCAACCTACTGGATGCTTCGGTCTCTGCAGTTGCATAAGATCGCTTTCTCCCTTTCTAGAAGGTATtacaaatttgtttacaatcgtTCCATATTCGTTATGAAACTCACCTCAAACCACATTTTCAGCTGTTTGCAATGTGCACAGGTTGAGCTGAGAAGCTGTTGGACTTGGTGTAAAATCTCTCGGTGTTGCTATGACAACAGCGTCGTAGCAATCGCCTTAATTTggtcatttattttcaagttGAACTTTCAAGCACCCTACACATTCCTCCAAAACCTTATGTTCCTAAACTACCTTTCGATTTAGGTGCTTAAATTAACCTTCACAATCCCGACAAACCTTATCAAAGGCTACGTCGCAGCAAATACACTGCCCGATATCTTAGCTGCGATAGCATCGAATCGGTTGCACGACCGGTGGCCATGCAATGCATTTTGATAACGTATTTCCACCCCAACACAGGGTGATGAGTatgagcgaaggaaaacaagtcTACCGCTGGGTTGTTCCCAAATTATATCCCATCTGTGAAgagtaaaacaaacagaaaacagtCACCCATTTCGTCAATGAACATCTCATGCGGGATGCTGAGATTGGTTTGTTTCTCCATTCAGTTCGCAGTTCGCGAATTGCGTCAAGTTACCGACttggcattttgtttttcgatttgcTGCTCGCTTTCTTTTTGAGACAGACACATTGTCGGCTacctttcatttcgttttttttgtactaGTCCGCTTCTCAGCTGTCATTCAAAGCCGCACACCCTTATTTAAAGTGATGTGAAACTTTTCTTTCACGTACAATTCTCTCCTCTTGGAATCATTTTCCTTTTGGTAGGTGAATTGCGCTAAGACGACCGCTTTCTGGGTCAAGAGTTCAACGTTCTTCCTTCCCACGTTTTCGGCCGGTTCCCGGTTTGTGCGGTTGCGATGGGTTGGTAATTTGAGCTCGGGCATTACCCTAAGCGATCGTAATCGTATCCCTAATCAGCGCCGATGATTTAGAACGGAAAGTgaatcttttaaaaaattgattgaGCCTgtgttttgagaaataaaaggaaaattaaaaagggGAAAGCGTGCATCGTGATTCACCACCACCCGTTTGGTCGCGCTCCAATTCTTCTCGAGTGAAAGAAAAGACATATAATCAAACCTTCCCCCAAGCGAAGGTCAGGGATGATGATAACTAAGCATGCCGCGCTGCTCCCCGCTGAGTCGAAACGGCATCAAATCTCGTGCAGTAGGTgaggttttttccttttttttgttgtagttGTTTCGTTCGCGGCCTACTGCTCTACCCCTTCGCATGCCGTTGGGTTGGAAACCGCGGAAAGGCACGCGCTAAAACCGTGCTTAGCAACCTTCTCGCACACTAAATCACCTCCCAACAGCTGATCGTCACAGCGACCTGTCCGGCGTGTGTTGGTGTCCGTGCAAGCATGGCGGATGCTGTGGGATGTGGTTTCGCGGACGGGGAAGCAGACCGGTGCAGCAACGGGCAGTCGGGTTTGTATTCTCCGCACTTGGCTTCGGCTTCGTCGTTgcgagttttcctttttctcgccTAGCACCGCAACGCGCAGCTGATTGTGCCCAAGATGTTGAGGATAAAAAACCCACACTTAGCTATCCTCGCGCTAATACCGGGAAGGGGGGAGGAGACCGCAAATAAAAGGTTGTTGCATTTTCgttgcaaaaaagaaagaaaattatctTCAGCAACGATCAAGACGGGGACGCTTATCTTAATGGATGTGGGTATGGGTGCTCGAACGAAATTACTCGCGCTTGGCAAATTCGTGTAAGTGGATTTTAATGATTGATGCAAGTGTCtatttaattttgcaaacTGGTTGTTTGGCTCCAAGTCAaaacatgtatttttttaacagcCTTTATCGATTACCCTTTCATTTTATAGCAAAAAGCCAAGCAAGAAACTAGAATTATGGATAACAAAATGATTCCGGACGAAAATGGTAAGATGATCATTCATATTTACCAAAGAAGAGTtcaggattttttttctagacATATGCGGATTGGCATACTTTACGACATCAAATTCCATAACTGTACCGTACAGATTATGTGTTCCTGAGAATAAATGCCAACTTCAACATTTCTACAAAACGGCTGACGATGCCGAAGGGCGCAAGGGCAAGGGCGCACTGGGTGTGGTGGTTGCGGTTATCATGCAAACCAGTTAAAACAAAGAGCAAACACCACGCGTAAGCGACGGTCACGGTCAAAGAGACGCGGCTCTTTCAAACCACTATCTTGACTTGTTCCAATAAGGAAAAAACTCGCTGATTTTTCAAGTGATTTTTCTACCCTGCAGCCCATGTGCGGCTCGGTGGTGGTTTGGCGAGTTTCGACGCTTCGAGTTTGACGATCATACGATCGTGGTTTCACTGTACCGGCGGGTGCCACACGGAAAGTGCCGTTGCGGCACAATTTGCACGCAATGTTTCGCGAAGCAAACCGGTttggagtttttgttttcctcttgtAAGAGATTAATTTTCTCTTATGTTATTTTTACCTGGCCGATCCACCGAATGCGATCCATTAGAGCCCGGAGTCCTGACTAATCAACCTAAAAATCGCTCAGCAAAATTACATCATCCTCTTTCGACAGGGGCGAGTTTAAAACCGAAGAATCGCGTCCAAAgcgaagaagagaagaatCGTTCGATGACTAGTGTacgaatgtgtttgtgtttagcaGCACACGCATGATGAAATATTCACGTTCTGCTTACTAATGCCTCACGATCGTGCTTCCGCCGCCCAACACGTGCGGTTTTGTCGTGCGTCTTCTTCCTCTGGTTATGTTTTCtagccgatttttcctcaTCATACGATTTGTGCCAGCGTGTACCGAGGACAAAGTTCAACCGCTATGGTGGTTCAACTAGAAGAACCGGTCGGTACTAGCTAGAAATCGAATGCAAGATCAGCATATGAACTTGACCGAGTCTCTGAGCTGCAAGTGGCAGCGGCATCATACGTGGAGGTGAGATTTATTTTGGTCGCGTCATGTgcggcacaaaaaaaagggccaCATCCTCGGCGCCCAAAGTGGTGCGCATTTGTGCGAAATTGTCCCATCTCGCTGAAGTGTGTGCTTTTGCATTACGTAAACACGCAGGGATACGACGATTGTGGGCCGCCAAATGTCGGTCGTCCTGTTATCTCGAGCACTAGCAACACGACAGGGCTTGAGGACCACATGTTTGCGTTTGATAGGGATCTCCATTACACTAACTGAGCTGGCTAAAacgaaagagggaaaaacgaCTCCGATTCATGCACCTATCGCACTTGATACTTACGGTGAATGTTCCGGTAGTAGCGGTTCATGCCAATCAGCTGACTATGGTTTCTAAGCAGCAGACTCATCGTTAAGTATGATTGCACgattttcaaaacacttcaccAAATGGTAACCAATGCACTACACTGGGATCACTGCATATGGAACAGGTAACTATAAAATGTACACCGCAAAAGGCGCTTCGGCCGATGGATGATTACAATCAGCAAATAGACTtctctgttgctgttgctgttgcggcAAATACAACGTCAGCCGCAATGTAACCTGGGATAGCGAGCTATTACAATGCGAAATTGAACACTGAAGATTTTGCTTCCAAACTAAAACCACTCGGTATTCAAAGGTGCTGACCTTTCTCTTTCAGAAAGGATGCTTCCTTTTCACTGCAATCTGGACGGTGTTTCGAACTAATGACGATAAAATATTGTTCACGGCTGTACGGAGGAAAATTTCCATCTCCCCAAATCCGGCCGAACTTTTCGCGTAGACTGAAGATAGTCGAACGATGATGGGGCTTTTGCGACGGACAGCATACACCAGGTCGTACTATTTTAGACGATAGCAACTTTCACTCAACACAAACTGTCAAATGCGACCTGAACCTCAAGCAAGACCTAGTAAACTTAAATTAACATTGGAACATTGAATGTTTAATTCCTAGCCATAGTAAATTTGGTTACAAGTGCTAGTTTTATGTTCAAGAAGTGGTTTACAGGAAGCATTAAGTAAAATATATGTTCGTCTAAAATGGACTTAACATAGCCTGTATTTCGTTAGGGCATGACATATCACCCGGTAAAAATGATAATTGTTAACAAAGTACGGAGTGAGGTTTAGAAGTTTacttacatttttcattgtaaaaatAGGAGACATAGATTATTGTGGAAATTATTATCGAGCCTTTCGTTCAACATAAAAGAGCATGTTTAGAtatgtaattttaaattttcaatataAGTTCGTGCGATTCGATTCCAATAACTACAGTCTATTTTCACTGGACCAAACGTTATCCTGACATTCCTGCACAAAcatcaaatgtttgttttgtttacgtcCTTCCCGGCTCGGCAATCGATTCATTGTGTATAGTGTTTTCCAACAATTAACTATTGTATTTAATACTTTAATATACGTATACAAGCTCAAACAATGGATAATCCACTATTCGGAACCGCTCACATGCTTGATGAAGTGGACAGTAAGTTAAAATCATTCGAAATCAGCGTCCCCAATGTTCCTCCCCGATGTAGATACACATTCCTTTACGATTGTTTTCACGTAGAAAAACTCATGGTACTTCTTCACGACGGGCGAACACTGATCGGATACCTGCGAAGTGTGGATCAGTTTGCCAACCTGGTGCTGCACCGTACGATCGAGCGGATACACGTTGGCAACGAGTATGGCGATATCCAGCGTGGTGTTTTCATCATCCGTGGGGAGAATGTTGTGCTGCTAGGGGAAATCGTAAGTGTAACACATAAAGAGTTATGAAGAAAACTTTGGCTATGTCCCGTTCCTCCCTTTGTCCGCCAGGATCGCGAGAAGGAAAGCAGCCTCCCGTTGAGAGAAATCTCGGTCGATGATATCCTGGATGCACAGCGTCGGGAGCAGGAGGCCCGGCAGGAAAAGCATCGACTGGTTGCCAAGGCGCTGAAAGAGCGAGGACTTAACATGAATTCCGAGATGGCCCAGGACGAGTTTTAGTGATGTTTTACGAAGAAGAAATACATGtcaaactttttttctaattttttaagTACCAACAATGATGttgatcgtttcgtttcccaTTCGGATATCGAAAACTAGAGAAACTGCATTGCAATGCTGCAATTTGATTGTCTGAGATGTGTCATTTTTTATTGAGATATATAAAATTATAATCCTGTTATCCACTGTCCGATGGCATACTGTTGGACACAACTTGTgacgaaaacaaaagtgtTCACTTAGCTGCGAAGTTTGTCATTTCGTGACTCATATTAAAATGTATCAAAAATTACTGATTTGATACGTACTAAACCTGCAAAAGTTGAtcttaaattttactttttcgccCTAGACTGGTATTATCTTGATAATAAGTAAGTATGCGACAGCTGCAAAATGCTGTCATGTCCAAtatattttcgttttcatgCTATACTATTCCCACGTACGACGCAAAAGAATCAATGGGAAATATGTATAAATTTTGATTGACTGTTCCTCTTGTGGGGAAggattttgtttcctttctccgtatgttgggaaaaaaacgtTCGGATGAACAATACCTAGATGAACTGCGAAACTAGAGAGCCGTCTCGTCTAGCTCGGAATCACAGCCCGGAAAAACGGCCACCGTCTTCCGAGCCCCTTTGTCCGCGGTGGCTTCGGTAACATCATCTTTCGGTGGATCGTTACCGTTCATGCAGTACAGCAAACTTTCACTCATCTTCGACTCACTGAGCTGTTCGAGTCGCTCCGATGACGATTCGAAATCATCCGACTGGCTGGCAAACGACAGGTCAGCGGGACTTTCTGGCATCACACTGCGACTGAGCAGGTAATCTCTGAAGTGTGcaaagaaagggaaagaaaaatccgaGTTATATAAGTCCAGGGAAGGCACCTTGAATCTTGAGACTCTTACCGAAAGGTGCTCGTCAACGAGCTGGACTCATGATCCCCATGCTTCGTGGAACCACCACCCATACCAACACCATTGCCACAACCATCAGCCATGTTACCTGTCGAATGGAGCGGTATCACTGGCGGCAGTCCCACCTCGTCCGCGATCCGGGGCAGGCCGGTGTCGTTGAGGAGCATCTTAAGGTTTGGATCGACGTGCGACGAtaacgacgatgacgaagatGCGGTCGAGATGGTTCCGGACGATGATCCGGCGATCGGCTCCAGATCCACCTCTTCGTCCTCCTCCCGGAGGCTGGAAAAGCTAGCGCAAGTCGTTGAAAGTTGCTGCTGATCGTTTCCATTCATCCCTCCTAGCAGTACGACCGGCTTGCGGGAACGTGGCGTCATGATCGATTCCTTAGAGATTGAGAAAGCATTAAGAACGGAAAATGGATAatgtaattgaattttaaaaaattaaggcACAGGTAAATATATTACATTAACCTACAACCTccgcgggggtccgcgacagccgagcggtagcgccggttagaaaatcgtcccatgagcgccggggctcaccacctcgacggcgtgggttcgaatcccaaccgagaccggaccctcccctgtacgagaggactgactatccacgtacaacagggaataaagtctcgtaagcccttaaacgggcaggcatgaccaagaggtcgttacgccaagaagaaaggaaaaacctacAACCTACCGTATGTAACGCATTATAGAATGCTTTTGAAAATAAGTTTTCTccgtaaaacattttcaaatttaaaaaacgtttcacaatatttttttaaaattttttaacaTATGTTGTTCTAACACGAGCAGCGCATAAAAAGCAGCCAAAATTCTATTTTTCCTATACAGCggttacaaatttaaaaaaaatatttacacttAAGGAAATATTGTTAATACGCCGAAAATTTAGCAGCTTAGAATATCCTGAACGTCATAGATATGTTTTTTAGGGAGAAGTATGTTTTCGTTCCTTTTGCACAAAATTTGGTATAACATATTGGTATATTACTgattaaacatttcaaatgcTATACAGTGTGAAGATTATTAACAAGAGTTTGCATAAATGTTTTAGCGCTCATTAACTCACGCACCAGAGGAAAACCATATTCATAGTTGCAGTTCATGCCAAAAggtataattaaatttacactCAGAGCAGAAGCGATAAAAGCGGGGAGAAAAAGCGcacagataaaagataaaagcaGATGGAAGAGTCCTGGGAAACGATGCgacgaaaaatgaaatgaatggcACTGAACACCTACCTGCATGGATTTTGGCATCCTTTGTGTACTTTTCGTGATAGGGGACATGGAATTCCGCCCCCCTAGGGCGTTTGCAGGCCCGGGTGTGCTGGACAGATAGGTGGACGCCCAGCTGCCCCCCAATCCACCCACCGTTGTCGGTTCTAGCTGATCTATTTTACCATTCCATCCGCGCTGCCGATCAGCCGGACTTTCGGCGTACAGTTGCACCGTACTGGTTACGGTGGAGGGTAATGAAGGGGAACGCGATGAGGTCGGATAATCGATAAGGGTGCCAATTGATGGCTTCGCTGGGACGAGTTGCTTCGTAGCGGGCGAATTCAACAATAGTTCACTTGATCGACTGTTCTTCTTGCTCGCCTTGCTGTCGTTCCCGAACGGAAACCGTAGATTGCCCATCGACACTCCTTTGATGAGTTTGTTCTTGAAAAAGTTTATATTCATCCGAGCCTTCGTCGGGCCGGATGCGGGTTGTGTTTTCGGTTTCGCCCCATCGACCGTACGTTCCGCGTGTAGACGGTGATTTGTCGCTTGCTCCCGTCGGTGGTGTTTTTGGTACACGATCGCACTGAGATTCGGTTCCGAGCGATACCGAGAGCGTGTGTCACCCAGCGAAGATCCGGTACCGGGTGAGATCGTGTACCGGTCTTCCTCAATGTCGCTTAAACGCAATGTCCGCTCGCagtcctcttcttcttcgtccgcCTCGAAATCGTCCCTAGCTCCACCGGCCAGCAGTAGCTcatcgtttgaaaaataatcttcaccatcatcatcgtcttcgtcgttgAATGCTCTCCCTGCACAACCATGACGAATACGGTGCAGTCGATGATCCTCTCGGACGTTATCCTCTTCCTCGCCAATGTCGTCATCTTCCTGCTCGACGAAATCTTCATCATCTTCCGGCGGTGGTGGCTCACCGTCTTCCAGCATCTCGCAGGCAACGATATCACCGCCAAAACGCACCATCGGAGCGGATTTCGGTCGACTCGGTTCGTCGGCTTTCTCCACGCGCGATCGTTTCCTTTCCGATGCTCCCGATTCCGAATCCTTCGTGGGACATCCTTTTGTGCTTGATCGTTCATCTGGCTCACCGGAAGATCGACGTTTTTGATCCCGTTCCGGTTGGTGATCGCTTGTGGTACTGCTGGAAGTGCTAGTGCTACTTCCAGAGCTATACGTTCGGGCCGGTACTACACCACCAGTTGCTTTCTGCTGCGACTGTGGCGTTCCACCGTTGCCCACCGAAGAAAGGGACAATGTTgacgatgaggatgatgaCACCGAGGAGCAGCGTTTCAAGCACGCTGGGCTGCCACTGGACGGAGAAGGAGAGGACGAGATAGGACTCTGGAAAAGAACGCGCTGCTTCGGACCACTGTAGTTGGCTCCGTTAGGCGTCTGTTAGGGGTCAGTCAAAGGGTTAGGCGTTAGCGATGAATTA from Anopheles coustani chromosome 3, idAnoCousDA_361_x.2, whole genome shotgun sequence harbors:
- the LOC131261187 gene encoding nuclear pore complex protein DDB_G0274915; this encodes MTDVEESIKVRLDQETANRLQNEHPEQFVTLVRMHLSFELDLNTDTENDPTGLDKQKIKKWKGFHKKAKGCTSVKAVSPEAAKTTLTKENIEDLKQLIAFLEMEENISQEGIFRKTGSVSRQNELKNLLVQSTPFSLDQGDYTAHDCASVLKSFLADLSEPLLTELYYPAYCQVADLFHSKDAQLVRREDRLLNALQLLLLLLPEENNTLLRCIIELLNRTIQYEATNKMSAENLATLFTPHLICPRKLGPEALHTTAQQMSGIVGFMIKTGLRLFHIPAKLATDIRAYFVEQKRRKTMSPEHILNESTTSDSVANTVYTFVDREKTAEAHIMNSTDTALAQLYAHIQSLPESSKKKKLVSKFNRQNGYGTPLQVLMLREKNAAGGSAGSVGTGSAGGMKYPRSIGDSIKRHIFHKSLMSRTPKRGAGSGSQTPVTFQTPNGANYSGPKQRVLFQSPISSSPSPSSGSPACLKRCSSVSSSSSSTLSLSSVGNGGTPQSQQKATGGVVPARTYSSGSSTSTSSSTTSDHQPERDQKRRSSGEPDERSSTKGCPTKDSESGASERKRSRVEKADEPSRPKSAPMVRFGGDIVACEMLEDGEPPPPEDDEDFVEQEDDDIGEEEDNVREDHRLHRIRHGCAGRAFNDEDDDDGEDYFSNDELLLAGGARDDFEADEEEEDCERTLRLSDIEEDRYTISPGTGSSLGDTRSRYRSEPNLSAIVYQKHHRREQATNHRLHAERTVDGAKPKTQPASGPTKARMNINFFKNKLIKGVSMGNLRFPFGNDSKASKKNSRSSELLLNSPATKQLVPAKPSIGTLIDYPTSSRSPSLPSTVTSTVQLYAESPADRQRGWNGKIDQLEPTTVGGLGGSWASTYLSSTPGPANALGGRNSMSPITKSTQRMPKSMQESIMTPRSRKPVVLLGGMNGNDQQQLSTTCASFSSLREEDEEVDLEPIAGSSSGTISTASSSSSLSSHVDPNLKMLLNDTGLPRIADEVGLPPVIPLHSTGNMADGCGNGVGMGGGSTKHGDHESSSLTSTFRDYLLSRSVMPESPADLSFASQSDDFESSSERLEQLSESKMSESLLYCMNGNDPPKDDVTEATADKGARKTVAVFPGCDSELDETAL
- the LOC131261188 gene encoding U6 snRNA-associated Sm-like protein LSm1, with product MDNPLFGTAHMLDEVDKKLMVLLHDGRTLIGYLRSVDQFANLVLHRTIERIHVGNEYGDIQRGVFIIRGENVVLLGEIDREKESSLPLREISVDDILDAQRREQEARQEKHRLVAKALKERGLNMNSEMAQDEF